The Phaeobacter sp. A36a-5a genomic interval CATCGGCAGCGGCCAGAGGGGGACGATTGGCAAAGTGGGATTTGCGATCCAACATGGTCATACGCTCTTCTGTCTGTTTCAGTTTCAGGGCAATGTCGTCTTTGAACCCGTTGAAATCATGCACGAAGTCGGCAACGGCCTGTTTGACCTCCTGCGGGGCCGCATGGGAGTGGGCCGTTGGTTCCGGGTGGGATTGGGGATGGCTCATCTGTCTGTCCTTTTGGGTCGATTGAGGAAGGCAAAAGCGGGGCGCGACCGCAGCGGCGGCCGGGGCCTGCATTCAGCCGAGCGGCGTCAGGCTGGCACCGCTGCGCAGCAGGTCGATCACCTCCCGCCAGATCTGCGGGGTATCGTCCGGGGCGATGGCGCCGTGCTCTGCGGTCTGCGATTTGGCGGCGGCCCCGGCTGGGCTGACGCGGGCTGTGGACAACATCGGGAAGGTCACCAGCGAGACCTCCCAGAGGTCCAGCTCACACAGGGAGCGCCCGCCGCCTTTGCGCGCCACGGCGCGGCGGGTCCGGTAGCCGATCGACAGCCCATCCAATGCGCCGACAGCGATCAGCGCCGCAGCCTCGGCGCCCTTTTGGGTGCGGGTCAGGATACGGCCCCGGACATGCAGGCCGCGGGCATCCTCGCGGACCTCATCCCAGACTCCGATGGGCTGTGCGGGATCGTGCTGCCACAGCATCTTGACCGCGATCCCGGCCTGCGCCAGACGGTCGAGCGACGCCTGATAGGCCCCCGGCTGCACCATGTCACCGCCAGCGTCGACGCAGCCAAACAGGCTGGCATATCCGCTGATCATGACCATATCGTCGGCCTCGTCGCCAATGGTCAGATCCTCGCCGAAGCGCGCGAACTTATGCTCCAGATGCGCATGAGATGGCATCAGCTTCTCCTTTTATCTCTTTGAATTTCTGGCAATTACTGAACCACAAGAAAGGACTGGAAAGCCTGCGCCAGGATCACGGCGGCAACGCCGTAAACGGTGAGCCAGAGGCGTTTTTCCATCCGCTCCATCATCATCTCCAGCCGGTCGAGACGCCGGTTCATCGCCTCCTGCTGGATCTCGGCGATGCGCTCATGGGCGGTGAGCCGCAGACCCGGTGAGCATTCAAACGGCGGGATCGGGATCTCAGTCATCCGCCATCGCCTCCTCTTGCGGCGGCAGGCCCAGAAGGCTGCGTTTTTCGGCCACGCTGAGGAACTCCGCGGCGGCCACGCGGCGCCACTGCGCCTCGCGTTCGGAGGCCAGCGCAGGCACCTGATCAAGGTCCGGTTTCAGGGTGACCGCAGCCCCCTGATAGCGCGCCAGCCAGTCCGACAGCGTCGCGGTGACACGGGTCACAAGCGGCAGCACGGTGAGCCGGTAAAAGGCGCGGTTGGCCTCCTGATAATTGGCATATGTGGCATCGCCCGGCAGGCCCAGCAGCATTGGCGGCACCCCAAGCGCGAGAGCAATTTCGCGCGCGGCGGCGTCCTTGGTCTGGTGAAATTCCATATCCGATGGCGAGAACCCCATTGGTTTCCAATCCAACCCGCCTTCCAGCACCATTGGACGGCCGGCATTGCGCGCGCCCTGAAAATTCATTTCGATTTCCTCACTTAGACGGCGAAACTGATCCTCAGCCATCAGCCCCTGACCATCGCTTCCGGTCCAGACCAGAGCGCCGGAGGGGCGGGCTGCATTGTCCAGAAGCGCCTTGGACCAGCGCGAGGCCGAGGTATGCACATCCACCGCCATGGCTGCGGCCTGCATCGGCGACAAACCGTAGTGATCGTCCTGCGGATGAAAGCTGCGCAGATGGCAGATCGGGGCGCAGGGCATGGTCACATCAAAGCGGTGTTTGCGACCCGACACGCTGTAGTCATAGGCCACTGGCCAGCCATCGCTGCCGGGCACCACGGTCATGCGGTCAGGGCGCAGCACATGCAGCTCGACCGGCAATACGTCGCGACCGTCGGGATCGCAGACCGCCTCAATATAAGCGTTGCCGGACAGCAGCAGGTGGCCAAACAGCGCTTCCAGCAGCTCGGCGCGGCCCTGCGCGGCATTGGGCCGGGCCAGCAGCGTCAGCAGCGGGTGGCTGTCGTAGCGCTGTGCGCCGTCCTGCAACACCAGCGGCAGCGCGGCGGCGGCCTCGGTGATCATCTTGACGGCACGGTAGCCCACGGGATTGCCGACAAAGCCGCTGCGGGTCAGCGAACTGCTGTCGCGCGGGCTCCAGCCGGTGCTGCCAGTGCCACCGTGCCAGGCCACCACACGGGCGGCGGCGCTTGCCTTGGTTTCGACGGGCTG includes:
- a CDS encoding GTA head formation protein, RCAP_rcc01685 family, producing the protein MTEIPIPPFECSPGLRLTAHERIAEIQQEAMNRRLDRLEMMMERMEKRLWLTVYGVAAVILAQAFQSFLVVQ
- a CDS encoding phage portal protein gives rise to the protein MVFDLLRRKQQPVETKASAAARVVAWHGGTGSTGWSPRDSSSLTRSGFVGNPVGYRAVKMITEAAAALPLVLQDGAQRYDSHPLLTLLARPNAAQGRAELLEALFGHLLLSGNAYIEAVCDPDGRDVLPVELHVLRPDRMTVVPGSDGWPVAYDYSVSGRKHRFDVTMPCAPICHLRSFHPQDDHYGLSPMQAAAMAVDVHTSASRWSKALLDNAARPSGALVWTGSDGQGLMAEDQFRRLSEEIEMNFQGARNAGRPMVLEGGLDWKPMGFSPSDMEFHQTKDAAAREIALALGVPPMLLGLPGDATYANYQEANRAFYRLTVLPLVTRVTATLSDWLARYQGAAVTLKPDLDQVPALASEREAQWRRVAAAEFLSVAEKRSLLGLPPQEEAMADD
- a CDS encoding HK97 family phage prohead protease, with the translated sequence MPSHAHLEHKFARFGEDLTIGDEADDMVMISGYASLFGCVDAGGDMVQPGAYQASLDRLAQAGIAVKMLWQHDPAQPIGVWDEVREDARGLHVRGRILTRTQKGAEAAALIAVGALDGLSIGYRTRRAVARKGGGRSLCELDLWEVSLVTFPMLSTARVSPAGAAAKSQTAEHGAIAPDDTPQIWREVIDLLRSGASLTPLG